The proteins below come from a single Dinghuibacter silviterrae genomic window:
- a CDS encoding ArnT family glycosyltransferase — protein MSRRIPWTTWLVAAILGFLVFIHLALLAPGVDAGLHLYGSFLLTKGLLPYTHLWNNKPFLIYVIGLAGFIVRGNPFLGARFLELAVLGLDCWLLAGIVRAFGRPRPAWYISVFLVLYLLSWDQGFLTETFVLPLTLWYARAFARKSARTVWIGGAALVLACLLKQNGAVIIAGIAFLDIITADAPDRKALGYVGIFLAGMALTALLLWSLGIGREFLDQVFIYNSESAARPGPGRWLRVQLMQNSFLAYHGVSLLLVLNAWMAWIALRALARWVAGRGRAQGGPDESGARQWPDRMQTACAAIYLAAYPLVYLSGKTYAHYFLFLLLPTTLILGDLVIKYRLARMAMLAALAWAVNANIGAIPQNRAVSKDMNGIAERIKSTTSDTTPIVLAGFGNQYLYILSDRLCSTRFLVPLQENAGYSKEYRNTLDTEMQGHPPACIVLIKNNYRGLDPGNYYTKLITERLNDYRLDTENGSFALFCSKVPLESTSKVP, from the coding sequence ATGAGCCGCCGGATTCCCTGGACGACCTGGCTGGTAGCCGCGATCCTGGGATTCCTGGTATTCATCCACCTGGCTTTGCTCGCGCCTGGTGTAGACGCCGGTCTGCACCTGTACGGGTCTTTTTTGCTGACAAAAGGGTTGCTGCCCTACACGCATCTTTGGAACAATAAACCCTTTCTGATCTACGTGATCGGCCTGGCGGGCTTTATCGTCCGGGGGAATCCCTTTCTGGGCGCTCGTTTCCTGGAGCTCGCCGTGCTGGGGCTGGACTGCTGGCTCCTGGCGGGCATCGTCCGTGCTTTTGGCCGTCCACGGCCCGCATGGTACATCTCGGTGTTTTTGGTGTTGTACCTGCTGAGCTGGGACCAGGGCTTTCTGACCGAGACCTTTGTGCTTCCGTTGACGCTCTGGTATGCGCGCGCCTTTGCGCGCAAAAGCGCGCGTACGGTTTGGATCGGCGGCGCCGCCCTCGTGCTCGCCTGTCTGCTCAAGCAAAACGGCGCGGTTATTATTGCGGGGATCGCATTTCTGGATATAATCACCGCCGATGCCCCCGACCGCAAGGCGCTGGGATACGTTGGTATCTTTCTCGCGGGGATGGCACTGACGGCGCTCTTGTTGTGGTCGCTGGGGATCGGGCGGGAGTTCCTGGACCAGGTGTTCATCTACAATTCGGAAAGCGCCGCGAGGCCAGGGCCGGGGCGCTGGTTGCGCGTCCAGCTTATGCAGAACAGCTTTCTTGCGTATCATGGCGTTTCGCTGCTGCTCGTGCTTAACGCGTGGATGGCGTGGATCGCGCTGCGGGCGCTCGCGCGCTGGGTCGCCGGCCGGGGCCGCGCGCAAGGCGGCCCGGACGAAAGCGGCGCCCGCCAATGGCCCGACCGCATGCAAACCGCCTGCGCGGCAATTTACCTCGCCGCCTATCCGCTGGTCTACCTTTCTGGAAAGACCTATGCCCATTACTTCCTTTTCCTCCTCCTGCCAACGACCTTGATCCTCGGCGACCTGGTGATAAAATACCGCCTCGCGCGGATGGCGATGCTCGCCGCACTGGCCTGGGCGGTCAACGCCAACATCGGTGCGATCCCGCAAAACAGGGCCGTAAGCAAAGACATGAACGGCATCGCCGAAAGGATAAAATCCACGACAAGCGACACGACCCCCATCGTCCTGGCCGGCTTCGGCAATCAATACCTCTACATCCTGTCCGACCGGCTGTGCTCTACCCGGTTCCTCGTGCCGCTGCAGGAGAATGCGGGATATTCAAAAGAGTACCGGAACACCCTCGACACCGAAATGCAAGGGCATCCACCCGCCTGCATCGTCCTTATAAAAAACAATTACCGGGGCCTGGACCCCGGTAATTACTACACAAAACTTATTACAGAACGATTGAACGACTATCGGTTGGACACGGAGAACGGTTCGTTTGCGCTCTTTTGTTCGAAGGTCCCGTTGGAATCCACGAGCAAGGTGCCTTGA
- the pckA gene encoding phosphoenolpyruvate carboxykinase (ATP): MSFSMLTVDPAKIRQMGFHHPERVHYQLPPDELVEETLRRGEGRLSQNGALLINTGTFTGRSPKDKFIVRDALTADTVHWNDFNQPIPEASFDQLYRKMMTYLDEREVWVRDGYVCADPRYRLNIRAVNEQPAANLFCYNMFGRPDEETLDTFKPDWTILQAPGFTADPATDGTRQGNFALISFTRRTILIGGTAYTGEIKKGVFSILNYLMPGGQGVLSMHCSANVGEDGDTAIFFGLSGTGKTTLSTDPARRLIGDDEHGWTDTGVFNFEGGCYAKCIDLSEKKEPEIFHAIRDGALVENTVCFPGTDEINFADRSITENTRVSYPLHYIEHLQEKGMAGSPRHIFFLTCDAFGVIPPVSRLSPAQAMYQFISGYTAKVAGTETGVTEPKTTFSACFGAPFLPLHPARYASMLGERIRTSGAKVWLINTGWTGGPYGVGERMPLHFTRAMVKAALGGALDGVPYRTHPLFGMDVPQKCPGVPNALLNPRDTWMNRSAYDEQAVKLAALFVANFAKYADGVSAEIKAAGPQL; the protein is encoded by the coding sequence ATGTCATTTTCCATGCTGACAGTCGATCCTGCCAAGATTCGCCAAATGGGTTTTCACCACCCTGAACGTGTACATTACCAACTGCCGCCCGATGAACTTGTGGAAGAGACCCTGAGGAGGGGGGAGGGCCGGCTTAGCCAAAACGGTGCACTCCTGATCAATACGGGTACCTTTACCGGCCGGTCTCCTAAAGATAAATTCATCGTCCGGGACGCCCTCACGGCCGACACGGTCCACTGGAACGACTTCAACCAGCCGATTCCGGAAGCCTCCTTTGACCAGCTCTATCGCAAGATGATGACCTACCTGGATGAAAGGGAGGTATGGGTACGCGACGGCTACGTATGTGCAGACCCCCGCTACCGCCTGAACATCCGCGCGGTGAACGAACAACCCGCCGCCAACCTCTTTTGCTACAATATGTTCGGCCGGCCTGACGAGGAAACCCTGGATACCTTCAAACCGGACTGGACGATCCTGCAGGCCCCGGGCTTTACCGCCGACCCCGCCACCGATGGAACGCGGCAGGGGAACTTCGCCCTTATCAGCTTCACCCGGCGCACCATCCTGATCGGGGGGACCGCTTATACCGGGGAGATCAAAAAAGGCGTGTTTTCCATCCTGAACTACCTCATGCCGGGTGGACAGGGCGTCCTCTCCATGCACTGTAGCGCCAATGTCGGTGAAGACGGGGATACGGCCATTTTCTTCGGCCTGAGCGGAACCGGAAAGACCACCCTCAGTACCGACCCCGCGCGACGGTTGATCGGAGACGACGAACACGGTTGGACCGATACCGGTGTCTTTAATTTCGAGGGCGGTTGCTATGCGAAGTGCATCGACCTAAGCGAAAAAAAGGAACCGGAAATCTTCCACGCCATCAGGGACGGTGCTTTGGTGGAGAACACGGTGTGCTTTCCCGGCACGGACGAGATCAATTTTGCCGACCGGTCCATCACCGAGAATACACGGGTCTCCTATCCCCTACACTATATCGAACACCTGCAGGAAAAAGGCATGGCCGGTTCGCCGCGCCACATATTTTTCCTTACCTGCGACGCCTTTGGGGTCATCCCCCCGGTGTCCCGGCTTTCTCCCGCGCAGGCGATGTACCAGTTCATCAGCGGATATACCGCCAAGGTCGCGGGAACGGAAACCGGCGTCACCGAGCCGAAAACCACGTTTAGCGCCTGTTTCGGCGCGCCCTTCCTCCCGCTTCACCCGGCCCGCTACGCGTCGATGCTGGGCGAACGGATCCGCACCAGCGGGGCCAAGGTCTGGTTGATCAACACGGGCTGGACCGGCGGACCCTACGGGGTCGGCGAGCGGATGCCGCTCCACTTTACGCGGGCGATGGTGAAGGCCGCGCTCGGTGGGGCGCTTGATGGCGTTCCTTACCGGACGCACCCGCTTTTTGGAATGGACGTGCCGCAAAAATGTCCGGGGGTGCCGAATGCATTGCTGAATCCGCGGGATACGTGGATGAACAGGTCGGCCTACGACGAGCAGGCTGTGAAGCTGGCGGCGTTGTTCGTGGCGAACTTTGCCAAGTATGCGGACGGCGTGAGCGCGGAGATCAAGGCGGCGGGGCCGCAGTTGTAG
- a CDS encoding response regulator transcription factor, with protein sequence MMPIRVCIVEDNRDIRQALEQILQLSGGFEWAASYSSGEDALVGIPITVPQVVLMDIHLGGVDGIECVRILKRRYPEMLFMMCTVYEDDAKIFEALRAGASGYVLKKTTPDKLLEAIRELNEGGSPMSSQIARKVVAAFQGQGKAALPGGAYEESDRLDSLSRREMEILEMLAKGMIYKEISLSLFISPETVRKHVYHIYEKLHVNNRVEAINKFFGR encoded by the coding sequence ATGATGCCCATCCGTGTTTGTATTGTCGAAGACAACAGGGACATACGCCAGGCGCTTGAACAGATCCTGCAACTGTCGGGTGGATTTGAATGGGCCGCTTCGTATAGCTCCGGTGAAGACGCCCTGGTGGGCATTCCCATAACCGTTCCGCAAGTTGTCCTGATGGACATTCACCTGGGCGGTGTGGACGGGATCGAATGTGTCCGCATCCTCAAACGCCGGTACCCGGAAATGCTCTTTATGATGTGTACCGTGTATGAAGACGACGCCAAGATCTTCGAAGCCCTCCGTGCGGGGGCGAGCGGGTATGTCTTAAAAAAGACCACCCCCGACAAGCTCCTGGAAGCGATCCGGGAACTGAACGAGGGAGGTTCCCCCATGAGCAGCCAGATCGCCCGGAAGGTAGTGGCTGCCTTCCAGGGCCAGGGCAAAGCCGCCCTCCCGGGCGGCGCCTACGAAGAAAGCGACCGGCTCGACTCTTTGTCCCGACGGGAAATGGAAATCCTCGAAATGCTTGCCAAGGGAATGATATATAAGGAAATATCGCTGTCTCTCTTCATTAGCCCCGAAACGGTCCGCAAGCACGTCTACCATATTTACGAAAAGCTCCACGTCAACAACCGCGTAGAAGCGATCAATAAGTTCTTCGGGCGATAA
- the pssA gene encoding CDP-diacylglycerol--serine O-phosphatidyltransferase — MKQIPNIVTLFNLAFGCLAIVCILQPGENIGYLDDGNILHINMPERIVWGSVFIGCAALVDFLDGFVARLLKVDSPMGKQLDSLADVVSFGVAPGMILYQLLRMSYLREPSAFDTSTWAFLPALLFPCCAAYRLAKFNIDTRQVYGFIGVPTPPSALLVASLPLVLFYDQFGLAGWVVNHWVLYALIIVLSLLMISNIPVLSIKFKTYSFKDNWPKWLLAVLSVVSAVVLHWVAVPFVFAVYVVLSLVIGRRQTAENP, encoded by the coding sequence ATGAAGCAAATTCCCAATATCGTAACCTTATTCAACCTCGCCTTTGGCTGCCTGGCCATCGTGTGTATCCTGCAACCCGGTGAAAACATTGGCTACCTGGACGACGGCAACATCCTGCACATCAACATGCCCGAGCGGATCGTCTGGGGTTCCGTGTTTATAGGCTGTGCGGCCCTCGTGGACTTCCTGGACGGTTTTGTGGCGCGTTTGCTAAAGGTAGATTCACCCATGGGCAAACAACTGGATTCTTTAGCCGACGTGGTCAGCTTTGGCGTGGCGCCGGGGATGATCCTGTACCAGCTCCTGCGGATGAGCTACCTTCGGGAGCCTTCCGCTTTCGACACCTCCACCTGGGCATTTTTGCCCGCGCTGTTGTTCCCCTGCTGCGCGGCCTACCGCCTGGCCAAGTTCAACATCGACACCCGCCAGGTCTATGGTTTTATCGGGGTGCCCACGCCCCCGTCCGCGTTGCTCGTGGCGTCCCTGCCGCTGGTTCTTTTTTATGACCAGTTCGGTCTGGCCGGCTGGGTGGTGAACCATTGGGTCCTGTATGCATTGATCATTGTCCTCAGCCTCCTGATGATATCGAACATCCCGGTGCTCAGCATCAAGTTCAAAACCTATTCGTTTAAAGACAACTGGCCCAAATGGCTGCTGGCCGTCCTGTCGGTGGTCAGCGCGGTCGTGCTGCATTGGGTGGCGGTGCCTTTCGTGTTTGCGGTGTACGTCGTCCTCTCGCTCGTCATCGGCCGCCGCCAAACCGCGGAAAACCCGTAG
- a CDS encoding ammonium transporter has product MEMSLFKRIAPFAVLVVVCLASLFTPTLANFKGGSVYNGADITWVLVATALVFLMTPGLAFFYGGMVNRRNVLSTMIKSFIATGVVTVIWVVIGFSLAFGKSMGGFIGSPLTYPFFSGVNSSAPWTGGATIPLLLFALFQLKFAVITPALVVGAVAERIRFNAYILFIALFSLLVYAPIAHWTWHPDGFLYKLGVLDFAGGTVVHISAGCAALAGALALKRRNSEVTHPANIPYVVLGTGLLWFGWFGFNAGSALAANDLAVGAFAATNTAAASAGVAWMLFDVVRGKKPSALGFCIGAVVGLVAITPAAGYVGVPQSLVIGLTAALISNLAAHAKSKTGVDDTLDVFPCHGLGGIVGMILTGVFASKVLNPSGANGLWYGDTALFLTQLKGLGIVVGYSFTVSYLIFKLINVLSPLRVTRQEELVGLDESQHGEKYVQGTLLVDSNGTFEQKSANEPFSVSNR; this is encoded by the coding sequence ATGGAAATGTCCCTTTTCAAACGAATTGCTCCTTTTGCTGTGTTGGTCGTCGTATGTCTCGCCAGCCTCTTCACCCCCACCCTCGCCAACTTCAAAGGCGGGTCCGTTTATAATGGAGCGGACATCACATGGGTGCTCGTGGCCACTGCCCTGGTTTTCCTGATGACCCCGGGTCTCGCCTTCTTTTACGGAGGGATGGTCAACCGGCGCAACGTCCTGTCCACGATGATCAAAAGCTTTATCGCCACCGGTGTCGTCACCGTCATCTGGGTCGTGATCGGCTTTAGCCTGGCGTTTGGCAAAAGCATGGGCGGTTTTATCGGCAGCCCGTTGACCTACCCGTTTTTCTCCGGTGTGAACAGTAGCGCGCCCTGGACGGGTGGTGCGACCATTCCTTTGCTTTTGTTTGCCCTTTTTCAGTTGAAGTTCGCCGTCATTACCCCGGCCCTGGTGGTCGGTGCGGTGGCCGAGCGGATCCGGTTTAACGCCTATATATTATTCATCGCCTTGTTTAGCCTGTTGGTGTACGCCCCGATCGCCCACTGGACCTGGCATCCGGACGGCTTCCTGTATAAGCTGGGTGTGCTGGACTTTGCCGGTGGTACGGTCGTCCACATTTCCGCCGGTTGTGCGGCCCTGGCGGGTGCCCTCGCCTTGAAACGGCGCAATTCCGAGGTCACGCACCCCGCCAACATTCCTTATGTCGTCCTGGGGACAGGCCTCCTGTGGTTCGGCTGGTTTGGTTTTAACGCCGGTTCCGCCCTCGCGGCGAATGACCTGGCCGTAGGCGCCTTTGCCGCCACCAATACCGCGGCTGCCTCTGCCGGTGTGGCCTGGATGCTGTTCGACGTCGTTCGCGGTAAAAAACCGTCCGCCCTCGGCTTTTGTATCGGCGCCGTCGTCGGCCTCGTAGCCATCACCCCCGCCGCCGGTTATGTAGGCGTTCCCCAAAGCCTGGTCATCGGTCTTACCGCCGCGCTGATTTCTAACCTCGCCGCTCATGCGAAGTCAAAGACGGGCGTAGACGACACCCTCGACGTATTCCCCTGTCATGGTCTGGGGGGTATCGTAGGGATGATCCTTACGGGTGTTTTTGCCAGCAAGGTGCTCAATCCCTCCGGCGCCAACGGACTTTGGTACGGAGACACCGCCCTTTTCCTCACCCAGCTCAAAGGACTGGGTATCGTCGTCGGCTACAGCTTTACGGTATCCTACCTCATCTTCAAACTCATCAACGTGCTGTCGCCCCTGCGTGTCACCCGCCAGGAAGAGCTCGTGGGTCTGGACGAATCCCAGCACGGCGAAAAATATGTTCAAGGCACCTTGCTCGTGGATTCCAACGGGACCTTCGAACAAAAGAGCGCAAACGAACCGTTCTCCGTGTCCAACCGATAG
- the purS gene encoding phosphoribosylformylglycinamidine synthase subunit PurS, whose product MIYNIQIKVMPLKELLDPQGKAVLGGLQNLGVTAIQDVRIGKHITLQLEAASEKDARDLAEQACKKLLANPVMEFYEIELVN is encoded by the coding sequence ATGATCTACAACATACAAATCAAGGTAATGCCGCTGAAAGAGCTTCTGGACCCCCAGGGCAAGGCGGTGCTGGGCGGGTTGCAGAACCTGGGCGTGACGGCCATCCAGGACGTGCGCATCGGCAAACACATCACCTTGCAGCTCGAAGCCGCGTCGGAGAAGGACGCCCGCGACCTCGCGGAACAAGCCTGTAAAAAACTCCTGGCAAATCCAGTTATGGAGTTCTACGAGATCGAGCTGGTCAACTAA
- the rsmI gene encoding 16S rRNA (cytidine(1402)-2'-O)-methyltransferase, which translates to MLYLVPTPIGNLQDMTFRAVEVLRQADLLLAEDTRTSARLLQHYQITKPVTPYHQHNEHKVVHHLVDQLKAGKTMALLTDAGTPGVSDPAFLLVRECIRADIRVECLPGATAFVPALVNSGLPMHRFAFEGFLPPKKGRHTLLTKLAEEERTIVFYESPMRLVKTLEELATYFGPDRPCSVSRELTKMFEENKRGTLAEVAAYFAEKGVKGEIVVVVGPKP; encoded by the coding sequence GTGCTGTATCTCGTCCCAACTCCCATCGGCAACCTCCAGGACATGACCTTTCGGGCAGTGGAGGTGCTCCGGCAGGCGGACCTGCTGCTGGCGGAAGACACGCGGACGTCCGCCCGGTTGTTGCAGCACTACCAGATCACCAAACCGGTGACCCCCTATCACCAACACAACGAGCACAAGGTCGTCCATCACCTGGTGGACCAGCTCAAAGCGGGGAAGACCATGGCGCTCCTCACCGACGCGGGCACGCCCGGGGTTTCCGATCCTGCCTTCCTGCTGGTGCGGGAATGCATACGGGCGGACATTCGCGTGGAGTGTCTTCCGGGCGCCACCGCCTTCGTTCCGGCGCTGGTCAACAGCGGTCTGCCGATGCACCGGTTTGCGTTCGAGGGGTTTCTTCCCCCCAAAAAGGGGCGGCATACGCTGCTGACAAAGCTGGCGGAAGAAGAACGGACGATCGTTTTTTACGAATCCCCCATGCGTCTTGTCAAGACCCTCGAAGAGCTTGCCACGTACTTCGGACCCGATCGCCCCTGCTCGGTGAGCCGGGAGCTGACCAAAATGTTCGAGGAGAACAAACGCGGGACCCTGGCGGAGGTGGCGGCGTACTTCGCCGAAAAAGGGGTGAAGGGCGAGATCGTCGTCGTCGTGGGCCCCAAGCCATAA
- a CDS encoding aminopeptidase P family protein, whose amino-acid sequence MKYLPLDAQLFRDNRKRFVKALKPGSIAIFVSNDEWPSNGDALLPFKQNSDLYWLTGIVQEDTMLVLFPDNPDPKYREVLVLVRPNELKEKWDGKRLRKEEATAISGVTTIVWLDAIDALLQQWIHIADHIYLDTNENDRKSSPVVTRAYRFIETMKQRYPLHHYQRSAKIIRDLRAVKTAREVEVIQKAIDITEQAFRRLLGFIRPGVMEFEIEAEVLHEFLRSRASGPAYSSIIASGDRARTLHYVFNDQECKDGELVLMDFGAEYGGYNADLTRTVPVNGRFTPRQKEVYNGCLHLHQFCKSILKPGISLAEYTDQVGEEATKVFVKLGLLTKADVKNEDKENRAYRKYLYHGISHHLGVDVHDLGTKTEPLEEGMLLTVEPGIYIEEEQMGVRIENNVWLTKKGNVDLMKNIPITVDEIEALMKQRL is encoded by the coding sequence ATGAAGTACTTACCCTTGGATGCCCAACTTTTCCGCGACAACCGGAAACGCTTCGTCAAAGCCCTGAAGCCGGGGTCGATTGCTATTTTTGTCAGCAATGACGAATGGCCGTCCAACGGGGACGCGCTCCTGCCCTTTAAACAAAACAGCGACCTTTATTGGCTGACCGGGATTGTCCAGGAGGACACCATGCTGGTGCTTTTTCCGGACAACCCAGACCCGAAATACCGGGAGGTGCTCGTCCTGGTCCGCCCCAATGAACTGAAGGAAAAGTGGGACGGCAAACGCCTTCGCAAAGAAGAAGCCACGGCGATTTCCGGCGTGACGACCATCGTCTGGTTGGATGCGATCGACGCGTTGTTGCAGCAGTGGATCCATATCGCTGACCATATTTACCTGGACACCAACGAGAACGACCGCAAGTCGAGCCCCGTGGTCACCCGGGCCTACCGCTTCATCGAGACCATGAAGCAGCGCTACCCCCTTCATCATTACCAACGGTCCGCCAAAATCATCCGGGACCTCAGGGCGGTCAAAACCGCCCGGGAAGTGGAGGTCATCCAGAAAGCAATCGACATCACCGAACAGGCCTTCCGCCGTCTTTTAGGTTTTATACGCCCCGGCGTCATGGAATTTGAAATCGAAGCGGAGGTCCTGCACGAATTTTTGCGTTCCCGCGCTTCCGGTCCGGCATATAGTAGTATCATTGCTTCCGGCGACAGGGCCAGGACTCTCCACTATGTGTTCAACGACCAGGAGTGCAAGGACGGGGAACTGGTCCTGATGGATTTCGGAGCGGAGTACGGCGGGTATAACGCCGACCTCACCCGGACCGTCCCGGTCAACGGCAGGTTTACGCCCCGTCAAAAAGAGGTGTACAACGGCTGTCTGCACCTCCACCAGTTTTGCAAATCCATCCTGAAACCGGGCATCAGCCTCGCGGAATATACGGACCAGGTTGGGGAAGAGGCCACAAAAGTCTTTGTAAAACTGGGTCTCCTGACAAAGGCCGACGTCAAGAATGAAGACAAGGAGAACCGGGCCTACAGAAAATACCTATATCACGGCATATCTCATCACCTGGGTGTGGACGTTCATGACCTAGGCACAAAGACCGAGCCCCTGGAGGAAGGCATGCTGCTGACCGTGGAGCCGGGGATATATATAGAAGAAGAGCAGATGGGGGTGAGGATTGAAAACAATGTCTGGCTGACGAAGAAGGGGAATGTGGACCTGATGAAGAACATTCCCATCACCGTGGATGAGATCGAGGCGCTGATGAAACAACGTTTATGA
- a CDS encoding PepSY-like domain-containing protein produces the protein MYKLIALLLICPAFFLGSAQAQFRKIPGEVTDAFRKQYPNATGATWSDKISYFQAEFKLDSGAYLARYDKTGQWKGSERTITADQLPPAVKDGYDKSIYTDTWQVKEYTVLYKPGNVMEYRLLVRKSGIQKKYLYFNASGKMLEGTSTL, from the coding sequence ATGTATAAACTCATAGCCTTACTGCTCATCTGCCCGGCCTTCTTTCTGGGAAGCGCCCAGGCCCAGTTCAGGAAGATCCCCGGTGAAGTGACCGACGCCTTCCGCAAACAATACCCCAATGCGACCGGGGCGACCTGGAGCGACAAGATTTCCTACTTCCAGGCGGAGTTCAAACTCGACAGCGGCGCGTACCTGGCGCGTTACGACAAAACAGGCCAGTGGAAAGGGTCCGAGCGGACCATTACGGCCGACCAGCTCCCGCCGGCCGTCAAGGACGGTTATGACAAAAGCATTTATACCGACACGTGGCAGGTAAAGGAATACACCGTGCTGTACAAACCCGGGAATGTGATGGAATACCGGCTCCTGGTCCGCAAAAGCGGGATCCAGAAAAAATACCTTTATTTCAACGCCAGCGGGAAGATGCTGGAGGGGACGTCGACCCTGTAG
- a CDS encoding M1 family metallopeptidase — translation MIKQGLLSLLLLVGSFSLVHAQPDRWQQHVKYTMHINMDVTTNRFTGRQILEYTNNSPDTLTQVFYHLYWNAFQPGSEMDVRSRELGKTVLGEDRKGNPIRDWDSRVRDRIEHLSDDEIGYQKVLSLSMNERPQSFKVQGTILVVTLDKPILPHAKAIFTMSFEAQVPLQIRRSGRDNVDGVRYSMSQWYPKMCEYDYEGWHPTPYIAREFYGVWGDYDVDITIDRHYILGGTGYLVNAAQIGYGYETPGIKVVRPDGPNLTWKFTAPNVHDFMWAADPDYVHLVRHVSGGRTIHVLYKKNIDLLKKAFDNLPDSTKAKYYQMDSQKYIDENDRRWTLVADAAVDVLPYIEKRFGPYPWKQYSFIQGGDGGMEYPMSTLLVGPSLGGAFHEWMHSWYQGMLGTNESMYPWMDEGFTTYAEGEVTAWYRKGKGQEENMNLPVNQSASYRSYFQLTKSGMAEPLTTHADHFNTNYGYSISSYSKGAMFLCQLGYIISDSLRDRTLHEYYRLWRFKHPNASDFIRVAENVSHVKLDWYKEYWISTTKTIDYGIDSLWEENGKTSIRLKRVGQMPMPIDLQLTFQDGSTELLYVPVDLMFGSKPAEAGEGPRTVFDPWPWTNPTYIVQSNHHLRDIVRAEIDPTQRMADVDRRNNVLELKWQ, via the coding sequence ATGATCAAACAGGGTCTTTTAAGCTTGCTCCTCCTCGTGGGCTCTTTCTCTTTGGTACACGCCCAACCCGACCGTTGGCAACAGCACGTAAAGTATACCATGCACATCAACATGGATGTGACCACCAACCGTTTTACGGGCAGACAGATCCTGGAATACACGAACAACTCCCCGGACACCCTGACGCAGGTCTTTTATCACCTTTACTGGAACGCTTTTCAGCCGGGGAGCGAAATGGATGTGCGCAGCCGTGAGCTGGGCAAGACCGTGTTGGGGGAAGACCGCAAGGGGAACCCCATCCGCGATTGGGACAGCCGCGTCAGGGACCGGATCGAACACTTGAGCGACGATGAGATCGGGTATCAGAAGGTCCTCAGCCTTTCGATGAACGAACGGCCCCAGTCCTTCAAGGTCCAGGGGACGATCCTGGTGGTGACGCTGGACAAACCCATCCTTCCCCATGCGAAAGCGATCTTCACCATGTCCTTCGAAGCGCAGGTGCCCCTCCAGATCCGGCGCAGCGGCAGGGACAACGTCGACGGAGTACGCTACAGCATGAGCCAGTGGTATCCGAAGATGTGCGAGTATGATTACGAGGGATGGCACCCCACGCCGTATATCGCCCGTGAATTCTATGGCGTTTGGGGCGACTATGACGTGGACATCACCATCGACCGGCACTACATCCTCGGGGGGACCGGCTACCTGGTGAATGCCGCCCAGATCGGCTATGGATATGAGACCCCGGGAATAAAGGTCGTTCGTCCCGACGGCCCCAACCTGACCTGGAAGTTTACGGCCCCGAACGTGCACGACTTTATGTGGGCGGCCGACCCGGACTATGTCCACCTGGTCCGTCACGTATCCGGCGGGCGTACGATACACGTCCTGTACAAAAAGAATATCGACCTCCTCAAAAAAGCATTTGACAACCTCCCGGATTCCACGAAGGCCAAGTACTACCAGATGGACTCCCAGAAGTATATAGACGAGAACGACCGGCGCTGGACCCTGGTGGCCGACGCAGCGGTGGATGTATTGCCTTATATCGAAAAACGCTTTGGTCCGTATCCCTGGAAACAGTACTCCTTTATCCAGGGGGGTGACGGGGGGATGGAGTATCCCATGAGCACCCTGCTCGTCGGCCCGTCCCTGGGGGGCGCCTTCCACGAATGGATGCACAGTTGGTACCAGGGCATGCTGGGCACCAACGAAAGTATGTATCCATGGATGGACGAGGGTTTTACGACATACGCAGAAGGCGAAGTGACCGCCTGGTACCGGAAAGGGAAAGGGCAGGAAGAAAACATGAACCTGCCGGTCAACCAGTCGGCTTCGTACCGTTCTTATTTCCAATTGACCAAGTCGGGTATGGCCGAACCTTTGACCACCCACGCCGACCACTTCAATACCAACTACGGCTACAGCATTTCTTCCTATTCGAAGGGCGCCATGTTCCTTTGCCAGCTCGGGTACATCATCAGCGACTCGCTCCGGGACAGGACCTTGCATGAATACTACCGCCTCTGGCGTTTCAAACACCCGAATGCCAGCGATTTTATACGGGTAGCGGAAAACGTAAGCCATGTAAAGCTGGACTGGTATAAAGAGTACTGGATCTCCACGACCAAGACGATCGATTACGGGATCGACAGTCTTTGGGAGGAAAACGGGAAGACCAGTATCCGCCTCAAACGGGTGGGGCAGATGCCGATGCCCATAGACCTCCAGCTGACCTTCCAGGACGGCTCGACCGAATTGCTGTATGTGCCGGTCGACCTGATGTTTGGAAGCAAGCCCGCGGAAGCCGGCGAAGGTCCCCGGACCGTTTTCGATCCCTGGCCCTGGACCAATCCCACGTATATCGTCCAAAGCAACCACCACCTCAGGGATATCGTCCGGGCCGAAATCGATCCCACCCAGCGGATGGCGGATGTCGACCGGCGCAACAATGTCCTGGAACTAAAATGGCAATGA